The following are encoded together in the Pseudomonas sp. IB20 genome:
- a CDS encoding bifunctional 5-dehydro-2-deoxygluconokinase/5-dehydro-2-deoxyphosphogluconate aldolase, which yields MGQTRFASGRQLDLICLGRLGVDLYAQQVGARLEDVSSFAKYLGGSSANIAFGTARLGLKSAMLSRVGDDHMGRFLVESLAREGCDVRGIKVDPERLTALVLLGLKDRETFPLVFYRENCADMALRAEDISEAFIASSKALLITGTHFSTDSVYEASIQALDYAAKHNVQRVLDIDYRPVLWGLAGKADGETRFVADQNVSQHVQKILPRFDLIVGTEEEFLIAGGSEDLLTALRTVRDLTPATLVVKLGPQGCTVIHGAIAARLEDGAIYPGVRVEVLNVLGAGDAFMSGFLSGWLKDASDERCSQLANACGGLVVSRHACAPAMPTPAELDYLFNSPVPITRPDQDVTLQRLHRVTVPRKAWKQLFVFAFDHRWQLVDLAQKGGQDTARISDIKQLFIQAIERVEGKLREQGVDADVGLLADQRFGQDALNAASGRGWWIARPVEVQNSRPLAFEHGRSVGSNLIAWPQEQIIKCLVQYHPDDEPMLRLEQEAQLKAVYEASLVSGHELLLEVIPPKDHPSTYPDVLYRSLKRLYNLGIYPAWWKIEAQSAEDWKKLDELIQERDPYCRGVVLLGLNASAEFLADGFQQASQSTTCRGFAVGRTIFQEPSRAWMAGEIDDETLIQQVQGTFEQLINAWRSART from the coding sequence ATGGGCCAGACTCGTTTTGCCAGTGGGCGTCAATTGGATCTGATTTGCCTCGGGCGCCTGGGCGTCGACCTCTATGCACAGCAAGTCGGTGCGCGGCTTGAGGACGTGTCCAGCTTTGCCAAGTACCTCGGCGGGTCCTCCGCCAATATCGCCTTCGGCACCGCGCGGCTGGGGCTCAAGTCAGCAATGCTGAGCCGGGTAGGGGACGACCATATGGGCCGTTTCCTGGTGGAGTCCTTGGCCCGCGAAGGCTGTGATGTCAGAGGCATCAAGGTCGACCCGGAACGCCTCACCGCCCTGGTGCTGTTGGGCCTCAAGGACCGCGAAACCTTTCCACTGGTGTTCTACCGCGAAAACTGTGCCGACATGGCCTTGCGCGCCGAAGACATCAGCGAAGCCTTTATTGCCTCCAGCAAAGCCTTGCTGATCACCGGCACGCATTTCTCCACCGACAGCGTGTACGAGGCCAGCATTCAGGCCCTGGATTACGCGGCCAAGCACAACGTCCAGCGCGTACTGGATATCGACTACCGCCCGGTGCTGTGGGGCCTGGCGGGCAAGGCGGATGGCGAAACACGGTTTGTTGCCGACCAGAACGTCAGCCAGCACGTGCAGAAAATCCTGCCTCGTTTTGATTTGATCGTCGGCACCGAAGAAGAGTTTTTGATCGCCGGCGGCAGTGAAGATTTGCTCACCGCGCTGCGCACCGTACGGGACCTGACCCCGGCAACCCTGGTGGTCAAGCTCGGCCCGCAGGGCTGCACGGTGATCCACGGCGCAATTGCGGCGCGGCTGGAAGACGGCGCAATCTACCCCGGCGTGCGCGTTGAAGTCCTCAACGTGCTGGGGGCCGGCGATGCGTTCATGTCGGGCTTCCTCAGCGGCTGGCTCAAGGATGCCAGCGACGAACGTTGCAGCCAGTTGGCCAATGCCTGCGGCGGCCTGGTGGTGTCCCGCCACGCCTGCGCACCGGCCATGCCTACGCCTGCCGAACTGGATTACCTGTTCAACAGCCCGGTGCCTATCACCCGGCCCGATCAAGACGTAACCCTGCAACGCCTGCACCGCGTCACGGTGCCGCGCAAAGCCTGGAAGCAGCTGTTCGTGTTTGCCTTCGATCATCGCTGGCAACTGGTGGACCTGGCGCAAAAAGGCGGCCAGGACACGGCACGTATCAGCGACATCAAGCAGCTGTTTATCCAAGCCATCGAACGCGTCGAGGGCAAACTGCGCGAGCAAGGTGTCGACGCCGATGTGGGCCTGTTGGCCGATCAGCGCTTCGGCCAGGACGCGCTCAACGCCGCCAGCGGTCGCGGCTGGTGGATTGCCCGCCCGGTAGAAGTGCAGAACTCGCGCCCGCTGGCGTTCGAGCACGGCCGTTCGGTGGGCAGCAACCTGATCGCCTGGCCCCAAGAACAGATCATCAAGTGCCTGGTGCAATACCACCCCGATGACGAGCCGATGCTGCGCCTGGAACAGGAAGCGCAACTCAAAGCGGTGTACGAGGCCTCGCTGGTCAGCGGCCATGAGCTGCTGCTGGAAGTCATCCCGCCCAAGGATCACCCGTCGACCTATCCTGATGTGCTCTATCGCAGCCTCAAGCGCCTGTACAACCTGGGCATCTACCCGGCGTGGTGGAAGATCGAGGCGCAGTCGGCCGAGGATTGGAAAAAGCTCGATGAGCTGATCCAGGAACGTGACCCGTACTGCCGTGGCGTAGTGCTGCTGGGCCTGAACGCCTCGGCCGAGTTTCTCGCCGACGGCTTCCAGCAAGCCAGCCAAAGCACCACCTGCCGGGGGTTCGCCGTGGGCCGCACGATTTTCCAGGAACCCAGCCGCGCGTGGATGGCGGGGGAAATTGATGATGAAACCCTGATCCAGCAGGTGCAGGGTACATTCGAACAGCTCATCAACGCCTGGCGCAGCGCCCGAACCTAA
- the iolE gene encoding myo-inosose-2 dehydratase: MPAIRIGINPISWSNDDLPALGGETPLSTALGEGKEIGYEGFELNGKFPKDAKGVGDVLRPYDLALVSGWYSSRLARRSVAEEIEAIAGHVELLKLNGAKVLVYGEVADSIQGAKVRLIERPRFHSEHAWQDYADKLTELARFTLSQGVRLAYHHHMGAYVESPEDIDQLMKRTGPEVGLLFDSGHCYMGGGEPIEVLRKHIERICHVHFKDVRKPVVQLARNQMWSFPDCIVNGTFTVPGDGDIDFGELLDVLLAAHYEGWLVVEAEQDPAVAPSYIYAKKGYDTLRALLNERT; encoded by the coding sequence ATGCCCGCAATCCGAATTGGCATCAACCCGATCTCCTGGAGCAACGACGACCTGCCGGCCCTGGGCGGTGAAACGCCCTTGAGCACCGCCCTGGGCGAAGGCAAGGAGATCGGCTACGAAGGTTTTGAACTCAACGGCAAATTCCCCAAGGACGCCAAAGGCGTCGGCGATGTGCTGCGCCCCTATGACCTGGCGCTGGTCTCCGGCTGGTACTCCAGCCGCCTGGCGCGGCGCTCGGTGGCGGAAGAAATCGAGGCCATCGCCGGCCACGTCGAGCTGCTGAAACTCAACGGCGCCAAGGTGCTGGTCTACGGCGAAGTCGCCGATTCGATCCAGGGCGCCAAGGTGCGCCTGATCGAACGTCCGCGTTTCCATAGCGAACACGCCTGGCAGGACTACGCCGACAAACTCACTGAGCTGGCGCGCTTCACCTTGTCCCAAGGCGTGCGCCTGGCCTACCACCACCACATGGGCGCTTACGTCGAATCCCCCGAAGACATTGACCAGCTTATGAAACGAACGGGCCCGGAAGTCGGCCTGCTGTTCGATTCGGGCCACTGCTACATGGGCGGCGGCGAACCCATCGAGGTGCTGCGCAAACACATCGAGCGCATCTGCCACGTGCATTTCAAGGACGTGCGCAAACCGGTGGTGCAACTGGCGCGCAACCAGATGTGGAGCTTTCCCGACTGCATCGTCAACGGCACCTTCACCGTGCCCGGCGATGGCGATATCGACTTTGGCGAACTGCTCGATGTGCTGCTGGCGGCCCACTACGAGGGCTGGCTGGTGGTGGAAGCCGAGCAGGACCCGGCCGTGGCGCCCAGCTATATCTATGCGAAAAAGGGCTATGACACCTTGCGCGCGCTGCTCAACGAGAGGACTTAA
- the iolB gene encoding 5-deoxy-glucuronate isomerase: MSLLVKSSKRGQTMVALEEGRLEYVGFAAYRLSLGETLPVTAGDQELCLVLLSGRVNIEGEGFNWQNLGDRQSVFEDKSPFAAYLPPGTDAQITALSDVQIAVCAAPGAAGFAPRLIRPEQCKRSVRGKGANTRYVCDILPDSEPAHSLLVVEVRTPSGHSSSYPPHKHDTDDLPHQSFLEETYYHQINPPQGFVFQRVYTDDRSIDQAMAVENSDLVVVPKGYHPVSVPYGYESYYLNVMAGPKRAWHFHNDPQHSWLLNL; encoded by the coding sequence ATGAGCCTGTTGGTCAAAAGCAGCAAACGCGGGCAAACCATGGTCGCCCTGGAAGAAGGGCGCCTGGAGTACGTAGGCTTTGCCGCCTACCGCCTGAGCCTCGGTGAAACCCTGCCGGTCACGGCCGGTGATCAGGAGTTGTGCCTGGTTCTGCTCAGCGGCCGGGTGAATATCGAAGGCGAGGGTTTCAACTGGCAGAACCTCGGTGATCGCCAGTCGGTATTCGAAGACAAATCACCCTTCGCCGCCTACCTGCCGCCAGGCACCGATGCGCAGATCACGGCCTTGAGCGATGTGCAAATCGCTGTCTGCGCCGCGCCGGGAGCGGCCGGTTTTGCACCGCGCCTGATCCGCCCCGAGCAATGCAAGCGCAGTGTGCGCGGCAAAGGCGCCAACACCCGTTATGTGTGCGACATCCTGCCGGACAGCGAGCCGGCCCATTCGCTGCTGGTGGTGGAAGTGCGCACGCCGTCGGGGCACTCCTCGAGCTACCCGCCGCACAAGCACGACACCGACGACCTGCCGCACCAGAGTTTTCTTGAAGAAACCTACTACCACCAGATCAACCCGCCCCAGGGCTTCGTGTTCCAGCGGGTGTACACCGACGATCGCAGCATCGACCAGGCCATGGCCGTGGAAAACAGCGACTTGGTGGTGGTGCCCAAGGGTTATCACCCGGTCAGCGTGCCGTACGGCTACGAGTCTTATTACCTGAACGTGATGGCCGGTCCCAAGCGTGCCTGGCATTTCCATAACGACCCACAGCACAGCTGGCTGCTGAACCTGTAA
- a CDS encoding TIM barrel protein: MKSPLRFALNRMVAPNLSLPDFIQLAAALKCDAIEIRNDLKGNEIEYGTPASRVRELCEVQGITVLSINALYPFDVWNDERRAQAIKLATYARECGAQGLVMCPFNERGDTRNEAQRADGLRTALSELAPILREYGLLGFIEPLGFEGSALRRKRVAVDAIQSIGGLDVFRLVHDTFHHHLAGEQAFFPQLTGLVHISGVEDAVAPLNSIRDGHRVLVGEGDILGNAAQIDTLLSTGYGGYLSFEPFAESVHGLADIQQAIGASIAHLQKNRTCP; encoded by the coding sequence ATGAAGTCGCCGTTACGTTTTGCCCTTAACCGCATGGTCGCGCCCAACCTTTCCCTGCCGGATTTCATTCAGTTGGCGGCGGCCCTGAAGTGCGATGCCATCGAGATTCGCAACGACCTCAAAGGCAACGAAATCGAATACGGCACCCCGGCCAGCCGCGTGCGCGAGTTGTGCGAGGTGCAGGGCATCACGGTGCTGTCGATCAACGCGCTGTACCCGTTTGACGTGTGGAATGACGAGCGCCGCGCCCAGGCGATCAAACTCGCGACTTATGCCCGTGAATGCGGGGCCCAAGGCTTGGTGATGTGCCCGTTCAATGAGCGCGGCGATACGCGCAACGAAGCCCAGCGCGCGGACGGTTTGCGCACCGCGCTGAGTGAGTTGGCGCCGATCCTGCGCGAATACGGGCTTCTGGGCTTTATCGAGCCGCTGGGTTTCGAAGGCTCTGCGCTGCGCCGCAAGCGTGTGGCGGTGGACGCGATCCAGTCCATCGGCGGCCTGGATGTGTTCCGCCTGGTGCACGACACCTTTCACCATCACCTGGCCGGCGAGCAGGCGTTCTTCCCGCAGCTGACCGGCCTGGTGCATATCTCCGGCGTCGAAGATGCTGTAGCACCGCTCAACTCCATTCGCGACGGCCACCGCGTGCTGGTGGGCGAGGGCGATATCCTCGGCAATGCCGCGCAGATCGACACCTTGCTCAGCACTGGGTACGGCGGCTACCTGTCGTTCGAACCGTTTGCCGAGAGCGTGCATGGCCTAGCCGACATCCAGCAAGCCATTGGGGCAAGCATCGCCCATTTACAAAAAAACCGGACCTGCCCATAA
- the iolD gene encoding 3D-(3,5/4)-trihydroxycyclohexane-1,2-dione acylhydrolase (decyclizing): MTTTRLTMAQALVKFLDNQYIEVDGVQSKFVAGVFTIFGHGNVLGLGQALEQDSGDLVVHQGRNEQGMAHAAIGFAKQHLRRKIYACTASVGPGAANMLTAAATATANRIPLLLLPGDVYASRQPDPVLQQIEQFHDLSISTNDAFRSVSKYWDRINRPEQLMTAAIHAMRVLTDPAETGAVTLALPQDVQAEAWDYPDYFLQKRVHRIERRPATKAMIADAVAAFRGKRKPLIICGGGVKYSGANAALQAFAERFDIPFAETQAGKSAVLSSHPLNVGGIGETGCLAANLLAPEADLIIGIGTRYTDFTTSSKSLFKHPEVKFLNLNISPCDALKLDGVQVLADAHVALEALADALGDYRAGWGEQIRDAKAQLDAEVDRVHQVQYQGDDFVPEVDDHLDRAVLREFIELTGSCLTQSRVLGVLNASLADDAIIVAAAGSLPGDLQRSWRSKGVNTYHVEYGYSCMGYEINAALGVKLAEPSKEVYALVGDGSYMMLHSELATSIQERRKINVVLLDNMAFGCINNLQIGNGMGSFGTEFRFRDPESGKLDGGLVPVDFAMSAAAYGCKTYKVSTVEQLDAALADARTQTVSTLIDIKVLPKTMIHGYLSWWRVGVAQVSTSERTNAAAKKLNEQLAKARQY, encoded by the coding sequence ATGACCACAACAAGATTGACCATGGCCCAGGCCCTGGTGAAGTTTCTGGATAACCAATACATCGAAGTCGATGGCGTGCAGAGCAAGTTTGTCGCCGGGGTTTTTACCATTTTCGGCCACGGCAACGTGCTCGGCCTGGGCCAGGCGCTGGAGCAGGACAGCGGCGACCTGGTGGTGCATCAAGGTCGCAATGAGCAGGGCATGGCCCACGCTGCCATCGGCTTTGCCAAGCAGCACCTGCGCCGCAAGATCTATGCGTGCACCGCCTCCGTAGGCCCGGGCGCGGCGAATATGCTCACCGCCGCTGCAACCGCCACCGCCAACCGTATTCCGTTATTGCTGTTGCCCGGCGATGTCTACGCCAGCCGCCAGCCTGACCCGGTGCTGCAGCAGATTGAGCAGTTTCATGACCTGAGCATCAGCACCAACGATGCCTTCCGTTCCGTGAGCAAATACTGGGACCGCATCAACCGCCCCGAGCAACTGATGACGGCGGCGATCCACGCCATGCGCGTGCTCACCGACCCGGCGGAAACCGGCGCCGTCACCTTGGCCTTGCCGCAGGATGTGCAAGCCGAAGCCTGGGACTATCCCGACTACTTCCTGCAAAAACGTGTGCACCGTATCGAGCGGCGTCCGGCGACCAAAGCGATGATCGCTGACGCGGTGGCCGCCTTTCGGGGCAAGCGCAAGCCGCTGATCATCTGTGGCGGCGGGGTCAAGTACTCCGGCGCGAATGCCGCGCTGCAGGCGTTTGCCGAACGCTTTGATATTCCCTTCGCTGAGACCCAGGCGGGCAAGAGCGCGGTGCTGTCCAGCCATCCGCTGAACGTCGGCGGCATCGGTGAAACCGGCTGCCTGGCGGCCAACCTGCTGGCGCCCGAAGCGGACCTGATCATCGGTATCGGCACGCGTTACACCGACTTCACCACCTCATCGAAGTCGCTGTTCAAGCACCCCGAGGTGAAGTTCCTCAACCTGAATATTAGCCCTTGCGACGCCTTGAAACTCGACGGTGTACAAGTGCTGGCGGACGCACACGTCGCCCTTGAGGCGCTGGCGGATGCCTTGGGCGACTACCGCGCCGGCTGGGGCGAGCAGATCCGCGACGCCAAGGCGCAGTTGGATGCGGAAGTGGACCGCGTGCATCAGGTTCAATACCAGGGCGACGACTTTGTGCCCGAGGTCGATGACCACCTGGACCGCGCGGTGCTGCGCGAATTTATCGAACTGACCGGCTCGTGCCTGACCCAGAGCCGCGTACTTGGCGTGCTCAATGCCAGCCTGGCCGATGACGCGATCATCGTCGCCGCCGCTGGCAGCCTGCCCGGTGACTTGCAGCGCAGCTGGCGCAGTAAGGGCGTCAACACCTACCACGTCGAGTACGGCTATTCGTGCATGGGCTACGAGATCAATGCCGCCCTCGGCGTGAAGCTGGCCGAACCGTCTAAAGAGGTTTACGCCTTGGTCGGCGATGGCTCCTACATGATGCTGCACTCGGAGCTGGCCACCTCGATCCAAGAGCGGCGCAAGATCAACGTGGTGCTGCTCGACAACATGGCCTTCGGTTGCATCAACAACCTGCAGATCGGCAATGGCATGGGCAGTTTCGGCACCGAATTCCGCTTCCGCGACCCCGAGAGCGGCAAGCTTGACGGCGGCCTGGTACCGGTGGATTTCGCCATGAGCGCGGCGGCCTATGGTTGCAAGACTTACAAAGTCAGCACCGTGGAGCAACTCGACGCGGCCCTGGCCGATGCGCGCACGCAAACGGTGTCGACGCTGATTGATATCAAGGTACTGCCCAAGACCATGATTCACGGCTACCTGTCGTGGTGGCGGGTGGGTGTGGCCCAGGTGTCCACCAGTGAACGCACGAATGCTGCGGCGAAAAAACTCAATGAACAGCTGGCGAAAGCCCGGCAGTACTAA
- a CDS encoding Gfo/Idh/MocA family protein, whose amino-acid sequence MSLLTNSLRIGVIGTGAIGRDHIRRCSQTLLNSQVVAVTDINLEQAAKVVADLNLTAEVYADGHALINSPQVEAILVTSWGPSHEEFVLAAIAAGKPVFCEKPLAVTAQGCRKIVDAEIAFGKRLVQVGFMRPYDEGYRALKAVIDSGQIGEPLMLHCAHRNPTVGENYKTDMAITDTLIHELDVLRWLLDDDYVSVQVVFPRKSSKALAHLRDPQIVLLETAKGTRIDVEVFVNCQYGYDIQCEVVGETGIAKLPEPSQVQLRSGAKLSNAILMDWKDRFIGAYDVELQAFIDSVRAGQVGGPSAWDGFAAAVAADACIEAQSSEQIVKVSLPDRPRFYG is encoded by the coding sequence ATGTCTTTGCTTACTAATTCGTTGCGGATCGGTGTCATCGGTACCGGTGCGATTGGCCGTGACCATATTCGTCGTTGCAGCCAGACCCTGCTCAACAGCCAAGTGGTGGCGGTAACCGACATCAACCTTGAGCAAGCCGCCAAGGTGGTGGCGGATTTGAACCTTACCGCCGAGGTGTACGCGGACGGCCATGCGTTGATCAACTCGCCGCAAGTCGAGGCCATTTTGGTGACCTCTTGGGGCCCGAGCCACGAGGAATTCGTGCTTGCCGCCATCGCTGCGGGTAAGCCGGTGTTCTGCGAAAAACCCTTGGCCGTGACCGCGCAAGGCTGCCGCAAGATCGTCGACGCCGAAATTGCCTTCGGCAAGCGCCTGGTGCAAGTGGGCTTCATGCGCCCGTATGACGAAGGCTATCGCGCCCTCAAGGCCGTGATCGACAGCGGCCAGATCGGCGAGCCGCTGATGCTGCACTGCGCGCACCGCAACCCTACGGTGGGCGAGAACTACAAGACCGACATGGCGATCACCGACACCTTGATCCACGAGCTGGATGTGTTGCGCTGGTTGCTCGACGACGACTACGTGTCGGTGCAGGTGGTGTTTCCGCGCAAGTCGAGCAAGGCCCTGGCCCACCTACGTGACCCGCAGATCGTGCTGCTGGAAACCGCCAAGGGCACGCGCATCGATGTGGAGGTGTTTGTTAACTGTCAGTACGGCTACGACATCCAGTGCGAAGTGGTGGGGGAGACCGGCATCGCCAAACTGCCGGAGCCTTCGCAGGTGCAGCTGCGCAGCGGGGCCAAGCTGTCGAATGCGATTCTGATGGATTGGAAGGACCGCTTTATCGGCGCCTATGACGTCGAGTTGCAGGCCTTCATCGATAGCGTGCGCGCCGGGCAAGTGGGTGGGCCGTCGGCGTGGGATGGTTTCGCCGCAGCGGTCGCGGCGGATGCGTGTATTGAAGCGCAGAGCAGTGAGCAGATCGTCAAGGTGAGCTTGCCGGATCGCCCACGCTTCTACGGCTAA
- a CDS encoding Gfo/Idh/MocA family protein → MRIGLVGYGHGGRFFHAPLIATLPGATFVGVVTRSPERRQLLATDHPGLKAFDSIGQIVEAGVDALVISTTLKGRPALVLEAIEHGVAVVSDKPFASNAEQAQALITAAERQGVKLCVYQNRRWDSDFLTLRKLIDAGALGQITRFESRVERFSPQAVGNASGGGWLRDLGSHLVDQAMQLFGPVDRVLAQLQFSPEHPSLDHGFFVSLTHANGVISHLWGSALQNSQAPRFRVSGTLGCYTVEGLDGQEDALMAGKSPKTEGEHWGAEEHRRWGWFEQGAERERVPSEKGCWTQFYQQLQRAVQGQGPLPVNAYDALETTRILDAARLSNERQQVVSTKIE, encoded by the coding sequence ATGCGAATTGGACTAGTCGGCTACGGCCATGGCGGCCGCTTCTTTCACGCACCATTGATTGCAACGTTGCCCGGCGCGACCTTTGTCGGCGTGGTGACGCGTTCACCGGAACGCCGTCAGCTACTGGCGACTGACCACCCGGGCCTCAAGGCGTTCGACTCCATCGGCCAGATCGTCGAAGCCGGCGTGGATGCCTTGGTGATTTCCACCACGCTCAAGGGCCGCCCGGCACTGGTACTGGAAGCTATCGAACACGGGGTTGCCGTGGTCAGCGACAAACCGTTCGCCAGCAACGCCGAACAGGCCCAGGCGTTGATCACTGCTGCCGAACGCCAAGGCGTGAAGCTCTGCGTCTACCAGAACCGTCGCTGGGACTCGGATTTCCTGACCTTGCGCAAACTGATCGACGCCGGTGCCCTGGGCCAGATCACCCGCTTTGAATCGCGGGTTGAGCGCTTCAGCCCGCAAGCCGTGGGCAATGCCAGCGGCGGCGGCTGGCTGCGTGACCTTGGCAGCCACTTGGTGGACCAGGCGATGCAGTTGTTCGGCCCGGTGGACCGGGTGCTCGCGCAATTACAGTTCAGCCCGGAACACCCCAGCCTCGACCACGGTTTTTTTGTCTCGTTGACCCACGCCAACGGCGTGATTTCCCACCTATGGGGCAGTGCGCTGCAAAACAGCCAGGCCCCGCGTTTTCGCGTCAGTGGCACCCTCGGTTGTTACACCGTGGAAGGGCTGGATGGCCAGGAGGACGCGCTGATGGCCGGCAAGTCGCCGAAAACCGAAGGCGAGCATTGGGGCGCGGAAGAGCATCGGCGCTGGGGCTGGTTTGAACAAGGCGCGGAGCGCGAACGGGTGCCCTCGGAAAAAGGCTGCTGGACGCAGTTCTATCAGCAGTTGCAACGCGCTGTGCAAGGGCAGGGACCGCTGCCGGTGAACGCCTATGACGCACTGGAAACCACCCGTATATTGGACGCCGCACGCCTTAGTAACGAGCGGCAACAGGTGGTTTCGACAAAAATAGAATAA
- a CDS encoding sugar ABC transporter substrate-binding protein: MKTPIRFTALALSMLLASGFASAADIKVGVTMSAFDDTFLTYLREDMDKQAKSYPKGDGVQLQFEDARADVVKQLSQVENFISQKVDAIIVNPVDTASTKNIISAATKAGIPLVFVNRRPDQKDLPKDVVAVTSDDVEAGRLQMQYIADKLGGKGKIVILLGDLANNSTTNRTKGVKEVLAKYPGITIEQEQTGTWLRDRGMTLVNDWMTQGREFNAVLANNDEMAIGASMALKSAGTKPGTVLIAGVDGTPDGLNAISKGDMAASAFQDAKGQAVGSVEAARKMAKHEPVEQNVIIPFKLITPDNVKDFK; this comes from the coding sequence ATGAAGACCCCGATTCGTTTCACCGCGCTGGCCCTGTCCATGCTGCTTGCCAGCGGCTTTGCCTCGGCTGCCGACATCAAAGTGGGTGTGACCATGTCCGCCTTCGATGACACCTTTCTGACCTACCTGCGCGAAGACATGGACAAGCAAGCCAAGTCCTATCCCAAGGGCGACGGCGTGCAACTGCAGTTTGAAGACGCCCGCGCCGACGTGGTCAAGCAACTGAGCCAGGTCGAGAACTTTATCAGCCAGAAAGTCGACGCAATTATCGTCAACCCGGTGGATACCGCTTCGACCAAGAACATCATCAGTGCGGCGACCAAGGCCGGCATTCCGCTGGTGTTCGTCAACCGCCGCCCCGACCAGAAAGACCTGCCTAAAGATGTGGTGGCGGTGACGTCCGATGACGTCGAGGCCGGTCGCCTGCAAATGCAATACATCGCTGACAAACTCGGTGGCAAAGGCAAGATCGTGATCCTGCTGGGTGACCTGGCGAATAACTCCACCACCAACCGCACCAAGGGCGTGAAAGAAGTCCTGGCCAAATACCCGGGCATCACCATCGAACAGGAACAGACCGGTACCTGGCTGCGTGACCGCGGCATGACCCTGGTCAACGACTGGATGACCCAAGGCCGTGAGTTCAATGCAGTGCTGGCCAACAACGATGAGATGGCCATCGGTGCGTCCATGGCCTTGAAGTCGGCGGGCACCAAGCCTGGCACTGTGCTGATCGCTGGGGTCGACGGTACGCCGGACGGCTTGAACGCGATATCCAAGGGCGACATGGCCGCGTCGGCGTTCCAGGATGCGAAAGGGCAGGCAGTCGGTTCGGTGGAAGCCGCGCGCAAGATGGCCAAGCACGAGCCGGTCGAGCAGAACGTGATTATTCCGTTCAAGCTGATCACCCCGGACAATGTTAAAGACTTCAAGTAG
- a CDS encoding ABC transporter permease, with translation MNAITDNKPATAPVKNRRRLPTELSIFLVLIGIGLVFEVFGWIVRDQSFLMNSQRLVLMILQVSIIGLLAIGVTQVIITTGIDLSSGSVLALSAMIAASLAQTSDFSRAVFPSLTDLPVWIPVAMGLGVGLLAGAINGSIIAVTGIPPFIATLGMMVSARGLARYYTEGQPVSMLSDSYTAIGHGAMPVIIFLVVAVIFHIALRYTKYGKYTYAIGGNMQAARTSGINVKRHLIIVYSIAGLLAGLAGVVASARAATGQAGMGMSYELDAIAAAVIGGTSLAGGVGRITGTVIGALILGVMASGFTFVGVDAYIQDIIKGLIIVVAVVIDQYRNKRKLKR, from the coding sequence ATGAACGCAATAACAGACAACAAGCCTGCCACGGCACCGGTCAAGAACCGCAGGCGTTTGCCCACCGAATTAAGCATCTTCTTGGTGCTGATCGGTATCGGCCTGGTGTTTGAAGTGTTCGGCTGGATCGTGCGCGACCAGAGCTTCCTGATGAACTCCCAGCGCCTGGTGCTGATGATCCTGCAAGTGTCGATTATCGGCCTGCTGGCGATTGGCGTGACCCAGGTGATCATTACCACCGGTATCGACTTGTCTTCCGGCTCGGTGCTGGCGTTATCGGCGATGATCGCCGCGAGTCTGGCGCAGACTTCCGACTTTTCCCGGGCGGTGTTTCCCAGCCTGACGGATTTGCCGGTGTGGATCCCGGTGGCGATGGGCCTCGGGGTCGGGCTGCTGGCGGGGGCGATCAACGGCAGCATTATCGCGGTGACCGGTATTCCGCCGTTTATCGCAACCTTGGGCATGATGGTGTCGGCCCGTGGCCTGGCGCGTTACTACACCGAAGGCCAGCCGGTGAGCATGCTCTCGGATTCCTACACCGCCATCGGTCATGGCGCGATGCCGGTAATCATCTTTCTGGTGGTGGCGGTGATTTTCCATATCGCCCTGCGCTACACCAAGTACGGCAAGTACACCTACGCCATCGGCGGCAACATGCAGGCGGCGCGCACCTCGGGGATCAACGTCAAGCGCCACCTGATCATCGTCTACAGCATCGCCGGGTTGCTGGCGGGTTTGGCTGGCGTCGTCGCCTCGGCACGTGCCGCGACGGGCCAGGCCGGCATGGGCATGTCCTATGAGCTGGATGCGATTGCCGCCGCCGTGATCGGCGGCACCAGCCTGGCGGGCGGGGTAGGGCGTATTACCGGTACGGTGATCGGCGCGTTGATCCTCGGCGTGATGGCCAGCGGGTTTACCTTTGTCGGGGTGGATGCGTATATCCAGGACATCATCAAGGGCCTGATTATTGTGGTGGCGGTGGTGATCGACCAGTATCGCAACAAGCGCAAACTCAAACGCTGA